One window of Planctomycetia bacterium genomic DNA carries:
- a CDS encoding Uma2 family endonuclease, giving the protein MHRAVDLTNAQPPRARKWSREEYYRMAEAGLFEGQRVQLIDGDILEMSPQGYRHAQGIGLVQASVQRVFSADVWIRVQLPLTCPDGSEPEPDIAVVRGSPRDYPQHPTTALLVVEVSDASSELDLGKKTSLYASTGIDDYWVVDMVENCVHIFRKPVKDLEADFGVRYSESQQHSADAVISPLAKPDAIIMVADLLP; this is encoded by the coding sequence ATGCATCGGGCAGTCGATTTGACAAACGCGCAGCCGCCCCGAGCCCGGAAATGGTCGAGGGAGGAATACTACCGGATGGCCGAGGCCGGGTTGTTTGAGGGGCAGCGCGTGCAGCTCATCGATGGAGATATCTTGGAAATGAGTCCTCAAGGATATCGGCACGCGCAGGGCATTGGTCTGGTCCAAGCCTCCGTGCAGCGGGTGTTTTCGGCGGATGTGTGGATTCGGGTACAGTTGCCCCTGACCTGTCCGGATGGATCGGAGCCGGAGCCGGACATCGCGGTCGTGCGGGGCTCGCCGCGAGATTACCCGCAGCACCCGACGACTGCTTTGCTGGTGGTCGAAGTGAGCGACGCCAGCAGCGAACTGGACCTCGGAAAGAAGACCAGTCTTTACGCATCGACGGGCATTGACGACTACTGGGTTGTCGATATGGTCGAGAACTGCGTTCACATCTTTCGCAAACCTGTCAAAGATCTCGAGGCGGATTTCGGCGTTCGCTACTCGGAATCGCAGCAGCACTCTGCCGACGCGGTCATTTCTCCGCTGGCGAAGCCGGATGCGATCATCATGGTGGCGGATTTGCTGCCGTGA
- a CDS encoding RluA family pseudouridine synthase, which produces MTSYHLSIRPNPSVPFEVRHADPDLLVVYKPSGVVTQPGKKHAHDSLLNGLFVEYGNALQNLGEARGWGLLHRLDKDTSGLLLVALRNRAFENLLDQFKKRKVAKIYWAIVRGTPRPAQAVIQDPIKEVVAARKKAVIARDGKQAITAYRVLETVDDISLIEARPKTGRLHQIRVHMAAKGYPVLGEDVYARDGDLPKVPRLCLHAASLSFVHPETGKKMTVCADWPKDLRSTLKRFSLHQPGDQE; this is translated from the coding sequence ATGACCTCATACCATCTTTCCATTCGGCCCAATCCCTCCGTCCCGTTTGAGGTGCGCCACGCCGATCCCGATCTGCTCGTCGTCTACAAGCCGTCCGGCGTGGTCACGCAGCCCGGCAAAAAGCACGCCCACGACAGCCTGCTCAACGGGCTGTTCGTCGAATACGGCAACGCCCTTCAGAATCTCGGCGAGGCGCGCGGATGGGGGCTGCTTCACCGGCTCGACAAGGACACCTCGGGGCTCCTGCTCGTCGCGCTTCGCAACCGGGCGTTTGAAAACCTGCTCGACCAATTCAAGAAGCGAAAGGTCGCAAAGATCTATTGGGCCATCGTCCGCGGCACCCCGCGCCCGGCCCAGGCGGTGATTCAGGACCCCATCAAGGAAGTGGTCGCGGCCCGGAAAAAGGCGGTCATCGCCCGTGACGGCAAGCAGGCCATCACCGCGTATCGTGTCCTGGAGACCGTTGACGACATTTCGCTCATCGAAGCGCGCCCCAAGACAGGCCGGCTCCACCAGATCCGCGTCCACATGGCCGCGAAGGGCTACCCCGTCCTGGGAGAAGACGTCTACGCCCGCGATGGCGATCTGCCCAAGGTGCCGCGCCTCTGTCTGCACGCGGCGTCGCTCTCCTTCGTGCATCCTGAAACCGGTAAAAAAATGACGGTGTGCGCCGACTGGCCGAAGGACCTCCGCTCGACCCTTAAGCGCTTTTCGCTCCATCAGCCGGGCGACCAGGAATGA
- a CDS encoding sigma-70 family RNA polymerase sigma factor, producing MSGGTTISVEPGLQQYLKQINESALLTADEEKELARAIARGTAASRRFSRGEISLPEKEQHEQEANEARERMIRSNLRLVVNIAKAYGNRGMPLSDLIEEGNLGLLRAVEGFDPDMGARFSTYGSWWIKQAIKRALINAVQPVHIPAYMVEMIARWKQAHTQLNEELSRSPTIPELADRMQLPERKVRMIRRAVRAFSAPTQSSGADGGSLLSDMLPDQKSQMPDEAVFSEAESKLLGSLISQLTDREATILKLRYGLEDEEPMTLKDIGAKIGLTRERVRQIEAEALKKLHKTLAEQV from the coding sequence GTGAGCGGAGGAACTACCATTTCAGTTGAGCCGGGACTCCAACAATATCTGAAGCAGATCAATGAGTCCGCGCTTCTGACGGCGGACGAAGAGAAAGAGCTTGCCAGGGCCATTGCCCGCGGCACGGCGGCGTCGCGTCGGTTCAGCCGCGGCGAGATTTCTTTGCCCGAAAAAGAGCAGCACGAGCAGGAGGCCAACGAGGCGCGCGAGCGGATGATCCGCTCGAACCTGCGGCTGGTGGTGAACATCGCCAAGGCCTACGGCAATCGCGGCATGCCCCTGTCCGACCTGATCGAAGAAGGCAACCTGGGACTGCTCCGGGCCGTGGAAGGTTTCGACCCGGACATGGGCGCGCGATTCAGCACCTATGGGAGCTGGTGGATCAAGCAGGCGATCAAGCGGGCGCTGATCAACGCGGTTCAGCCGGTGCACATTCCGGCCTACATGGTCGAGATGATTGCTCGCTGGAAGCAGGCCCATACGCAACTCAACGAGGAACTGAGCCGATCGCCGACGATTCCGGAGCTGGCCGATCGGATGCAGCTTCCCGAGCGGAAGGTGCGAATGATTCGCCGGGCTGTTCGGGCGTTTTCCGCGCCGACTCAGTCATCCGGCGCCGACGGCGGTTCGCTGCTGTCGGACATGCTGCCGGATCAGAAGAGCCAGATGCCGGACGAGGCCGTTTTCAGCGAGGCCGAGTCGAAGTTGCTGGGCAGCCTGATCTCGCAACTCACCGATCGCGAGGCGACCATTCTCAAGCTGCGATACGGTCTTGAGGACGAGGAGCCGATGACGCTGAAGGACATCGGCGCGAAGATCGGTCTGACGCGGGAGCGCGTGCGGCAGATCGAGGCGGAAGCCCTCAAGAAGCTGCACAAGACCCTGGCCGAGCAAGTCTGA
- a CDS encoding 30S ribosomal protein S1 codes for MLRIDNDMMSRIDVSDEELDQELAALGGSTTDTAVLEKAIGTSCEEYTADTILKGKIIGISGSEVVVDVGLKSEGYIQLSEWDDPSEIDPGDEIEVLLESIESDTGVVILSKRKADRIRGWERVLENCQEGQKVSGKVTRKIKGGLLVDIGVPVFLPASQVDTRRPGDVGEFIGKTIEAVVLKIDTERRNIVISRRKLIEVERAESKSKLMSEIEVGQIREGTVKNIADFGAFIDLGGIDGLLHITDMSWDRIGHPSELLKIDQKTNVKVLSIDKDKEKIALGLKQTQENPWDAVEAKYPIQTKVKGSVVNITNYGAFVKLEGGIEGLVHISEMSWTRRITHPSEMLSVGQEIEVIVLEINKAKQEISLGIKQTETNPWTRVAEKYPPNTVVSGKVRNLTNYGAFIEIEDGIDGLLHVSDMSWTKKVSHPSEMLKKGDEVRCVVLSVDQEKQRIALGLKQLTEDPWLHAVPDRYIPGMIVQGKVTKITNFGVFVELEQDLEGLLHVSELTDHRIEDPHQEVQIGQEIEVKILRVDTADRKIGLSKKRADWAADATTEGGEKKTGPKARRGGLHGSTGEETTDIIHGTVLLNDPNVEKPVPADAGEPTEAAAEAAEATDPTEETDEAS; via the coding sequence ATGCTGCGAATTGACAACGACATGATGTCCCGGATCGACGTGAGTGACGAGGAGCTCGATCAGGAGCTGGCGGCCCTGGGCGGGAGTACGACCGACACGGCTGTTCTGGAAAAGGCGATCGGCACTTCCTGCGAAGAATACACCGCGGACACGATCCTGAAGGGAAAGATCATCGGTATCAGCGGCTCGGAAGTCGTTGTTGACGTCGGCCTGAAGAGCGAAGGATATATTCAGCTAAGCGAGTGGGACGATCCGAGTGAGATCGATCCCGGCGATGAGATTGAAGTGCTTCTCGAGTCGATCGAGTCGGACACCGGCGTGGTGATCCTGTCGAAGCGCAAGGCCGATCGCATTCGCGGCTGGGAGCGCGTCCTCGAAAACTGCCAGGAAGGCCAGAAGGTCAGCGGCAAGGTCACGCGAAAGATCAAGGGCGGCCTCTTGGTGGACATCGGCGTGCCGGTGTTCCTGCCCGCAAGCCAGGTCGATACGCGGCGGCCGGGCGATGTCGGTGAGTTCATCGGCAAGACGATCGAGGCGGTCGTTTTGAAGATCGACACCGAACGCCGCAACATCGTTATTTCTCGCCGCAAGTTGATCGAGGTCGAACGGGCCGAGTCGAAGTCGAAGCTGATGTCGGAAATCGAGGTCGGCCAGATTCGCGAGGGAACGGTCAAGAACATCGCCGACTTCGGCGCATTCATCGACCTGGGCGGCATCGACGGCCTGCTGCACATCACCGATATGAGCTGGGATCGGATCGGCCATCCGAGCGAGCTGCTGAAAATCGACCAGAAGACGAACGTCAAGGTCCTCTCGATCGACAAGGACAAGGAAAAGATCGCCCTGGGTCTCAAGCAGACGCAGGAGAATCCGTGGGACGCGGTCGAGGCCAAGTACCCGATCCAGACGAAGGTCAAGGGCAGCGTCGTCAACATCACCAACTACGGCGCCTTCGTGAAGCTCGAGGGCGGCATCGAGGGACTGGTTCATATTTCCGAGATGTCCTGGACGCGGCGAATCACGCATCCTTCCGAGATGCTCTCGGTCGGTCAGGAGATCGAGGTCATTGTTCTGGAGATCAACAAGGCCAAGCAGGAAATCTCGCTGGGCATCAAGCAGACCGAGACGAACCCGTGGACGCGGGTCGCCGAGAAGTATCCGCCGAACACGGTCGTTTCCGGCAAGGTGCGCAACCTGACGAACTACGGCGCCTTCATCGAGATCGAGGACGGCATCGACGGCCTGCTGCACGTTTCCGACATGAGCTGGACCAAGAAGGTCAGCCATCCTTCGGAAATGCTCAAGAAGGGCGACGAGGTTCGCTGCGTCGTTCTTTCGGTCGATCAGGAGAAGCAGAGAATCGCCCTGGGCCTCAAGCAGCTCACCGAGGATCCGTGGCTTCACGCGGTTCCGGATCGCTACATCCCGGGCATGATCGTGCAGGGCAAGGTCACCAAGATCACCAACTTCGGCGTTTTCGTGGAACTGGAGCAGGATCTGGAAGGATTGCTGCACGTCTCCGAGTTGACCGATCACCGCATCGAAGACCCTCACCAGGAGGTTCAGATCGGTCAGGAGATCGAGGTCAAGATTCTTCGCGTGGACACCGCCGACCGGAAGATCGGCCTGTCCAAGAAGCGAGCCGACTGGGCCGCCGACGCGACCACCGAAGGCGGAGAAAAGAAGACCGGTCCCAAGGCGCGCCGCGGCGGCCTGCACGGCTCGACCGGCGAGGAAACGACCGACATTATCCACGGCACGGTGCTCCTGAACGATCCGAATGTGGAGAAACCCGTGCCAGCCGATGCCGGCGAGCCAACGGAGGCAGCAGCCGAGGCAGCCGAGGCAACAGATCCAACCGAGGAGACTGACGAGGCATCGTAA
- a CDS encoding carbohydrate ABC transporter permease, with translation MTRLLIRMTIAVILAAPIGWAVWASLQPIDRIFTESVAATSGAAKAPQWENYRLAMTRLPMWRFILNSLLITSTAVVGTVLSASMAAYSFTRHDWRGRRIWLGLAFIAMMLPTQMLVIPQFLIFQHLGWVNTYKPLIVPAWLGGSAFSILLFYQFFKGVPHAYQDAARLDGATDWQAYWCIMLPMSKPVIGAVIAISFVAHWQAFLAPLIYLSDYERYPVSVGLQMFQSLEGSWANLTMAASIVALLPPLAITLISQRYLMRSLSSR, from the coding sequence ATGACCCGACTGCTCATCAGAATGACCATCGCCGTCATTCTCGCGGCGCCGATCGGCTGGGCCGTGTGGGCTTCCCTCCAGCCCATCGACCGAATCTTCACCGAATCAGTCGCGGCCACATCCGGCGCCGCAAAGGCCCCTCAATGGGAGAACTACCGGCTCGCCATGACCCGCCTGCCCATGTGGCGCTTCATCCTGAACTCGCTGCTCATCACCTCCACCGCCGTCGTCGGCACCGTCCTCTCCGCGTCGATGGCCGCGTACTCATTCACGAGACACGATTGGCGCGGCCGCCGCATCTGGCTCGGCCTCGCCTTCATCGCCATGATGCTGCCTACCCAGATGCTCGTCATTCCGCAGTTTCTCATCTTCCAGCATCTCGGGTGGGTCAACACATACAAGCCGCTGATCGTGCCGGCCTGGCTCGGCGGTTCGGCTTTTTCCATCCTCCTGTTCTATCAATTCTTCAAAGGCGTGCCCCATGCCTACCAGGACGCGGCCCGGCTCGACGGCGCGACGGACTGGCAGGCCTATTGGTGCATCATGCTCCCCATGTCCAAGCCGGTCATCGGCGCCGTCATCGCCATCTCGTTCGTCGCCCACTGGCAGGCCTTCCTCGCGCCGCTCATCTACCTTTCCGATTACGAGCGGTACCCGGTCTCCGTCGGCCTTCAGATGTTCCAGTCGCTCGAAGGAAGCTGGGCCAATTTGACAATGGCCGCGAGCATCGTCGCCCTGCTCCCGCCGCTGGCCATCACGCTGATTTCCCAGCGATATTTGATGAGAAGCCTCTCGTCCCGTTAG
- a CDS encoding DUF1905 domain-containing protein — protein sequence MKRTASKILFKAKLLRPATPGRGGSWTYLILPKTASAKLPTRGMTTVDGTINGYPFRATLEPDGQKSHWLKVTKKTMEAANASVGDVVTLELMPVGEEPEPKVPADLRKALAAAPKAKALWSDITPIARKDWIHWITSAKRPETRARRIVNACDMLASGKRRVCCFDRSGFYSKSLAAPKAAD from the coding sequence ATGAAAAGGACAGCTTCGAAAATCCTCTTCAAAGCAAAGCTCCTGCGTCCGGCAACGCCCGGAAGGGGCGGCTCTTGGACCTATTTGATCTTGCCAAAAACCGCCAGTGCGAAGCTTCCCACGCGGGGCATGACGACGGTTGACGGCACGATCAATGGCTATCCATTTCGAGCGACCCTTGAGCCGGACGGTCAGAAAAGCCATTGGCTCAAGGTGACCAAAAAGACGATGGAAGCTGCGAATGCATCCGTAGGAGACGTCGTTACGTTGGAGCTCATGCCTGTTGGAGAAGAACCGGAACCCAAGGTTCCTGCGGACCTGCGAAAGGCGCTCGCGGCCGCACCGAAGGCGAAGGCGTTGTGGTCAGACATCACCCCCATCGCGCGCAAAGACTGGATACATTGGATTACTTCCGCCAAGCGGCCAGAAACTCGCGCGCGTCGCATCGTAAACGCCTGCGATATGCTCGCTTCGGGGAAGAGACGTGTCTGCTGCTTCGATCGATCGGGGTTCTATAGTAAGAGCTTAGCCGCTCCTAAAGCGGCGGATTAG